GATCAATGTTTGTGCCGACATTAGAGATTTGGCCGAGGGTGAGAAGCTCTTGGCTCTTTGCTTCAAGATGGGATTTTTACGGAATTCTATAGTTTCTAGTGCTGTTATTGACTTGTATTGTGCATGTAACAGAATGCTTGGCGCGGTTCGGGTGTTCGGAGAAATCCAAACGTGGGATTCGGCCCTCTGCAATTCCATGATATCGTGCTATGCTCGAAAAGGGCTTACGGATGAAGCCATGGGCCTTTTTGCGGAGGCGACAAGGAAGGGTGTTCTTCCAAATGAAATCACTTTTACAAGCATATTGAGATCGCATTCCTCTTTTGGGTTCGCCATGGAGAAAACACAAATTCATTGTTGGATTTGTAAATTGGGTCTCGAGGCCGATTTAATCATTTCCAGTGCTCTTGTCGACATGTATTCTAAGTTGGGTTCTatagaaagtgcattgaaaatTTTCTATGAGATTGATTCCAAGGATTTAGTTTCATGGAATACCATGATCCTGGGTTTGGCTCAAAATGGAAGAGGGAAAGAAGCTCTTAGCTTATTCGGAAAATTGCTCGATAGTCGTATTCAGCCAGACAGAATTACTTTGCATGGTGTTCTACTCGCTTGCTCCAGCGAAGGAATGGTTAATGAAGGAAAGAGACTATTTTCATTAATGGATACAAAATATCGAGTTACGTATAACTGGGAACACTGTATTTGTGTAGTGGACATGATGGGTCGAGCGGGGAGGTGTAAAGAGGCACTTGGTTTTATCGATAAAATGCCTTACAATCGTAATATCGCACTTTTAGAGACacttctagaagcttctagaatTCATGGAAATTTGGAGATTGCGGAATTAGTAGCAGAGAGGATGGTGAAGTTGGGGCTTCGCTCCTCTCTCCCTTACACTGTGCTGGCTGAGCTGTATGGTAGTAGAGGAAGATGGGAAAGTGTGGCGAGGGTTTGGAAACACATGAAGGAGAGAGGTGTTAAGAAGGTTCAAGGATGCAGTTGGATTTGCATTAGGAATTGTGTTTACGAATTTAAGGGTGATGAGTTATTGCATTATGGAGGAGAAGCTACTTACAGGATATTGGCATTGTTAGATTGGGAGATTGAGGATGAGGGAGACGAAACAAAACACTTTGATAATCAATTTTGGACTTGAGCAGAAGTGCGGTTTGAGTAGAGCTGTTTTAAGAAGCTCTAGTGCCTTTTTCACTGATATGCACCCAACAACTTTTCCACAAAGCTGCAAATCGAAACTTCAAATCGAGTCTTGTGCTTTTGCAGCCCGGAAGCTCATTTTTGGACTCTGTTTTTTAAGAAGCAAATCTCATGCTTACTGACAAAATTCAGATCTACTTATATAGAGGATCATAATAACACTCTCTGGACCAAGCAATCAAAGgtaaaataattagttaatgGTATCTCTTACCACACCaatttttatttacatgctATTCTCTCGCAACctttaatttttggttttttttttgtatttaacacCCTCAAAACTTGGCACTCGCGTGGTAAGGAGAAGAccatatatgcaaatataaatttgctaggaccatttgtaaaaaaagaaattttgaaggggctaaatgtaaaaacaagccctattttttgagagaatgcTAATATGCTACTACTTTGTTCATTTTTGttacaaataaacttagctggtaTTCTTTCGCAACCTTTGAAGTAACTACTAGTTGTTTTCAGCAACAAAATGAAGCTTGATAATTTTCTGGTCTTTCCTACCCAGAAAAGGTGTCTGAGTTTCGTACTTTACTGTTTTTTGAGGTACATGTCTTTTTCTGCTATGATATTAGAAGATTATTTCCAGTAAAGATAACTTCTATTCCAGTTGAACTTTATTGATCTAGTGAAGATAACTTCTATTCCAGTTGAACTCACCGGTGTCACTATTATCACTtgctatatttatattttctagtACTTTATTGTTTTAGTGAAGGAGAAGCTATTAATGTGGCATCACAACTTTTGGTTTGGAAGATGCAGAGTGATTAGTGCATAGTATTCCATGATAAGATAGAAAGATAACGCAAAAACCTAATACGTTTGTttctgtttaattttttttttcacttttgggCTACTTGGTCAATTGGATGATAAGATAGGATAATAAGCGGAATTTTTTCCATTGTTATCAACAGATGAAGTTAC
This DNA window, taken from Ananas comosus cultivar F153 linkage group 5, ASM154086v1, whole genome shotgun sequence, encodes the following:
- the LOC109710434 gene encoding pentatricopeptide repeat-containing protein At1g43980, mitochondrial-like — its product is MLGAVRVFGEIQTWDSALCNSMISCYARKGLTDEAMGLFAEATRKGVLPNEITFTSILRSHSSFGFAMEKTQIHCWICKLGLEADLIISSALVDMYSKLGSIESALKIFYEIDSKDLVSWNTMILGLAQNGRGKEALSLFGKLLDSRIQPDRITLHGVLLACSSEGMVNEGKRLFSLMDTKYRVTYNWEHCICVVDMMGRAGRCKEALGFIDKMPYNRNIALLETLLEASRIHGNLEIAELVAERMVKLGLRSSLPYTVLAELYGSRGRWESVARVWKHMKERGVKKVQGCSWICIRNCVYEFKGDELLHYGGEATYRILALLDWEIEDEGDETKHFDNQFWT